One window of Paenibacillus sp. FSL K6-3182 genomic DNA carries:
- a CDS encoding aldo/keto reductase: protein MEMMEMQGVNKPMSRLIMGTGDLRVLDDAKRLMLDAYIEAGGNMFDTAHQYRGKEKILGQWLAEKKIREKVVIMNKGAHHDDGSPGPRVNPQAIRKDLDESLERLGTDYIDLYALHRDDPTVEVGPIMEELNEQLEQKKIRAIGASNWSHQRIQEANEYASAHQLVGFTFSSTNLSLAKAKEPRWEGCVSADEETCNWHERNQLPLLSWSSQAGGFFSGHFTPDNLSDSEMVRVYYNDKNWERYRRAVKLAELKQVTPIQISLSYVLHQPFPTCAIIGPRNLDELHDSVMAMNLPLTAGEVEWLDLKKEEIAG from the coding sequence ATGGAAATGATGGAGATGCAAGGTGTGAACAAGCCGATGTCCCGGTTGATTATGGGAACGGGAGACCTGAGAGTATTGGACGATGCAAAACGGTTGATGCTTGATGCTTACATTGAAGCAGGCGGCAATATGTTTGATACTGCCCATCAGTACAGAGGGAAAGAGAAGATTTTGGGACAATGGCTGGCGGAGAAGAAGATTAGGGAAAAAGTAGTCATTATGAACAAAGGCGCTCACCACGATGATGGGAGTCCAGGCCCACGGGTGAATCCACAAGCCATCCGAAAGGATCTGGACGAAAGCTTGGAGAGGCTGGGAACAGATTATATCGATCTATACGCGCTTCATAGAGATGATCCGACCGTCGAGGTTGGGCCGATCATGGAAGAGCTGAATGAGCAGCTTGAGCAGAAGAAGATTCGTGCGATTGGCGCATCGAATTGGTCGCATCAGCGCATACAGGAAGCGAATGAATACGCGTCGGCGCATCAGCTAGTAGGTTTTACGTTTAGCAGTACGAACCTGAGTCTTGCCAAAGCGAAAGAGCCGAGGTGGGAGGGCTGTGTGTCTGCTGATGAGGAAACCTGCAATTGGCATGAGCGTAACCAGCTGCCGCTATTGTCATGGTCTTCGCAGGCAGGCGGATTTTTCTCAGGCCATTTTACGCCAGACAATCTCTCTGATTCGGAAATGGTGAGAGTGTATTACAACGACAAAAACTGGGAGCGATACCGACGAGCGGTGAAGCTAGCGGAGCTGAAACAGGTAACACCGATTCAAATCTCTTTATCTTATGTTCTTCATCAACCTTTCCCAACATGCGCGATCATCGGACCTCGAAATCTTGATGAGCTTCATGATTCGGTTATGGCTATGAATCTACCATTAACTGCTGGGGAAGTCGAATGGCTGGATTTGAAAAAGGAGGAGATTGCGGGATGA